Proteins co-encoded in one Armatimonadota bacterium genomic window:
- a CDS encoding V-type ATPase subunit, giving the protein MPDFPYVNARVRAMRSRLLSPGRLEELLGAPTFEAFLQALAATPYGDDLQEALVRAQGVRAVDEALARNLQRTTRAILSFADGQARALLETLLLRWDLHNLRVIVRGKHAGRPADEIVAALVPAGNLSETLLKELAGYPDMAALAGTLEAVNHPLAGPLAEGVAAYARTQDLLALELGLERAYAGWGLARASGRGHDAAVLREVFRTEIDVANVKTALKLALAGTLPEARRLQFYIPGGAIVTDKLFLGLSDAQAQAAAWERLRVHGFPVKELPGDLVAFERELDYHVVRTLVRYYLGDPLGIDIVVGFLAMKTAEVANLRLIARGKVYGLPREQVRREMLLV; this is encoded by the coding sequence ATGCCGGACTTCCCCTACGTCAACGCCAGGGTCCGCGCCATGCGCAGCCGGCTGCTGTCGCCGGGGCGGCTGGAGGAGCTGCTCGGGGCGCCGACGTTCGAGGCGTTCCTGCAGGCGCTGGCGGCCACGCCCTACGGCGACGACCTCCAGGAAGCGCTGGTCCGCGCGCAGGGTGTGCGGGCGGTGGACGAGGCGCTGGCGCGCAACCTCCAGCGCACCACGCGGGCGATTCTGAGCTTCGCCGACGGCCAGGCCCGCGCGCTGCTGGAGACGCTGCTGCTGCGCTGGGACCTGCACAACCTGCGGGTCATCGTGCGCGGCAAACATGCCGGCCGCCCCGCGGACGAGATCGTCGCTGCCCTGGTGCCGGCCGGCAACCTCAGCGAGACCCTCCTGAAGGAGCTGGCGGGCTACCCCGACATGGCAGCGCTGGCCGGCACGCTGGAGGCGGTGAACCACCCGCTGGCGGGGCCGCTGGCCGAGGGCGTCGCCGCGTACGCCCGCACCCAGGACCTGCTGGCGTTGGAGTTGGGGCTGGAGCGCGCCTATGCTGGCTGGGGGCTGGCGCGGGCGAGCGGTCGGGGGCACGACGCCGCGGTGCTGCGCGAGGTCTTCCGCACCGAGATCGACGTCGCCAACGTCAAGACCGCGCTCAAGCTGGCCCTGGCCGGGACGCTGCCCGAGGCCCGGCGGCTGCAGTTCTACATCCCCGGCGGCGCCATCGTCACCGACAAGCTGTTCCTGGGGCTGTCGGATGCCCAGGCCCAGGCGGCGGCGTGGGAGCGGCTGCGCGTCCACGGCTTTCCGGTGAAAGAACTGCCCGGCGATCTCGTGGCGTTCGAACGGGAGCTCGACTATCATGTGGTCAGGACCCTGGTCCGCTACTACCTGGGCGATCCGTTGGGCATCGACATCGTCGTGGGCTTCCTGGCCATGAAGACCGCGGAGGTGGCGAACCTGCGGCTCATTGCGCGCGGCAAGGTGTACGGGCTGCCGCGCGAGCAGGTGCGCCGGGAGATGCTCCTTGTATAG
- a CDS encoding V-type ATPase 116kDa subunit family protein — MIVPMHRVLVVGPKRLLGPVLDEVQRLGVVHVDRIEAEEAPVGTVEVDEATAARVQALERLLARIDGLLKLLPSVGGAAQAAALADADDAALDAAVGEIEADVQALVRRRLEAEEELELIRTYEGAVRVLSPLLAALEGSRHLESVGFIVRGKDLSVVQALRQQLAARTGGRVEVVSRIVEEGKIGVVVAYLHRDADTVRSFLTQAGISELRLPARYAQYPPLEAVRHMERRRAELPAELEAIGQQLAEAARRHRPRLTAMRALVADRLAQLRTLPQLGQSRYTFILHGWVPAPRVGEVRGVLRTRFAGDVVVYDAPADPHEAEHVPVLLDNPAPIRPFQRMLALFKPPRYGTLDPTIFLAVFFPLFVGIVIGDVAYGALLFAFGWWLRSKARRGETWEVGVGPIQLGMKLGPAALADASWIIRVMAAWSMLFGALYLEVFGNLLEHHLGLHPLFNRVELTIAFFKFTVALGLVQIVLGYVLHLVVALRHRHTFGVLESLAMLSGVLGLVAVLGAMGGQLPAAVQRPGMLLLGAFVVFVALGVVVSRFALMWLLEAISGMGNVLSYARLFGVGLAAAVLANVANELGGQLGPVWVGVLAGIAFQLVFFLFTIAGHIIQPARLNWVEFLTKVKYHDETGNSYQPLHKTGGD; from the coding sequence GTGATCGTCCCGATGCACCGTGTCCTGGTGGTCGGGCCCAAGCGCCTGCTGGGCCCGGTGCTGGACGAGGTCCAGCGCCTGGGCGTCGTCCACGTCGACCGGATCGAGGCGGAGGAAGCGCCCGTCGGCACCGTGGAGGTCGACGAGGCCACGGCCGCCCGGGTGCAGGCGCTGGAGCGGCTCCTGGCCCGGATCGACGGGCTGCTGAAGCTCCTGCCGTCGGTCGGCGGTGCCGCCCAGGCCGCTGCCCTCGCCGACGCCGACGACGCGGCCCTGGACGCGGCGGTGGGCGAGATCGAGGCCGACGTGCAGGCGTTGGTGCGGCGCCGGCTCGAGGCCGAAGAGGAACTGGAGCTGATCCGGACCTACGAGGGCGCGGTGCGCGTGCTCTCGCCGCTGCTGGCCGCGCTGGAGGGCAGCCGGCACCTCGAGTCGGTGGGCTTCATCGTGCGCGGCAAGGACCTGTCGGTGGTGCAGGCGCTGCGCCAGCAGCTGGCCGCGCGCACCGGCGGGCGCGTGGAGGTCGTGAGCCGGATCGTCGAGGAAGGCAAGATCGGCGTGGTGGTGGCCTACCTGCACCGCGACGCCGACACGGTGCGCAGCTTCCTCACGCAGGCGGGCATCTCGGAGTTGCGGCTCCCGGCGCGCTACGCCCAGTACCCGCCCCTGGAGGCCGTGCGACACATGGAGCGCCGCCGCGCCGAGCTGCCGGCCGAGCTCGAGGCGATCGGCCAGCAGCTGGCCGAGGCGGCCCGTCGGCACCGGCCGCGCTTGACCGCCATGCGGGCCCTGGTCGCCGACCGGCTGGCCCAGCTGCGCACGCTGCCCCAGCTGGGGCAGTCGCGCTACACGTTCATCCTGCACGGCTGGGTGCCGGCCCCGCGCGTGGGCGAGGTGCGCGGCGTGTTGCGCACGCGCTTCGCCGGCGACGTGGTGGTCTACGACGCGCCCGCCGATCCCCACGAGGCGGAGCACGTGCCGGTGCTGCTGGACAACCCCGCGCCGATCCGGCCGTTCCAGCGCATGCTGGCGCTGTTCAAGCCGCCACGGTACGGCACCCTGGACCCGACGATCTTCCTGGCGGTCTTCTTCCCGCTGTTCGTCGGTATCGTCATCGGCGACGTGGCCTACGGCGCGCTGCTCTTCGCGTTCGGGTGGTGGCTGCGGAGCAAGGCCCGGCGCGGCGAGACGTGGGAGGTGGGGGTCGGGCCGATCCAGCTCGGCATGAAGCTGGGCCCGGCGGCGCTGGCCGACGCCTCGTGGATCATCCGCGTCATGGCCGCCTGGTCGATGCTCTTCGGCGCGCTGTACCTCGAGGTGTTCGGCAACCTGCTCGAGCACCACCTCGGCCTGCACCCGCTCTTCAACCGCGTGGAGCTGACCATCGCGTTCTTCAAGTTCACCGTGGCGCTGGGCCTGGTGCAGATCGTGCTGGGCTACGTGCTGCACCTGGTGGTGGCCCTCCGGCACCGGCACACCTTCGGCGTGCTCGAGTCGCTGGCGATGCTCTCGGGGGTGCTGGGGCTGGTGGCCGTGCTGGGTGCCATGGGCGGGCAGCTCCCGGCGGCGGTCCAGCGCCCCGGGATGCTGCTGCTGGGGGCGTTCGTGGTGTTCGTGGCGCTGGGCGTCGTGGTCAGCCGGTTCGCCCTGATGTGGTTGCTGGAGGCGATCTCGGGCATGGGCAACGTCCTGTCCTATGCCCGGTTGTTCGGCGTCGGGCTGGCCGCGGCCGTGCTGGCCAACGTCGCCAACGAGCTGGGCGGCCAGCTGGGGCCGGTGTGGGTCGGGGTGCTGGCCGGTATCGCCTTCCAGCTGGTGTTCTTCCTGTTCACGATCGCCGGGCACATCATCCAGCCGGCGCGTCTCAACTGGGTCGAGTTCCTCACCAAGGTGAAGTACCACGACGAAACCGGCAACTCGTACCAGCCGCTCCACAAAACGGGAGGTGACTAG
- a CDS encoding small basic family protein gives MWLPLLGLIVGIVLGFLVSVEIPLGYVKYTAIAILAAIDTVLGGLRAQLEDRFDLLIFLSGFIVNAGFAALLTAIGDLLGLDIYLGAVIAFSIRIFDNIGFIRRDVLAAYLKVDRSEARRG, from the coding sequence GTGTGGCTGCCACTGCTCGGCCTGATCGTGGGCATCGTGCTGGGGTTCCTGGTCTCGGTGGAGATCCCCCTGGGGTACGTGAAGTACACGGCCATCGCCATCCTGGCGGCGATCGACACGGTGCTCGGTGGCCTCCGGGCGCAGCTGGAGGACCGGTTCGACCTGCTCATCTTCCTGTCGGGGTTCATCGTGAACGCCGGCTTCGCCGCCCTGCTCACCGCCATCGGCGACCTGCTGGGCCTGGACATCTACCTGGGCGCCGTCATCGCCTTCAGCATCCGCATCTTCGACAACATCGGGTTCATCCGGCGCGACGTGCTGGCCGCCTACCTGAAGGTCGACCGATCCGAGGCACGCCGCGGCTAG
- a CDS encoding DUF881 domain-containing protein, protein MARHAVRWQAPLAGLLALVGFVVVLQVRTVWQVRRTLQIPPTELEQLALILRDHERRRASLEAEVAELRARLQDYEKAAAEGRTAAARLSRTLQELRARAGVTPVEGPGVVVELADNPRPPRPGEDPNKTILHYSDLYAVVAELWAAGAEAVAVNGERVVSSTGINCVGTTILCNAKRLAPPYVITAIGDPDALLAALRRPAGAVEMLVAFGFPVRLARQTRLHVPGYRGIYRFEHVRAPQ, encoded by the coding sequence GTGGCGCGACACGCGGTGCGGTGGCAGGCGCCCCTGGCCGGGCTGCTGGCGCTGGTGGGCTTCGTCGTGGTCCTCCAGGTGCGCACGGTCTGGCAGGTGCGCCGCACGCTGCAGATCCCCCCGACCGAGCTGGAGCAGCTGGCCCTGATCCTGCGCGACCACGAGCGGCGCCGGGCGAGTCTGGAAGCCGAGGTCGCCGAGCTGCGGGCGCGCCTGCAGGACTACGAGAAGGCCGCCGCCGAGGGGCGCACCGCGGCGGCGCGCCTGAGCCGGACGCTGCAGGAGCTGCGGGCCCGGGCCGGGGTGACGCCCGTGGAGGGGCCGGGCGTGGTGGTCGAGCTCGCCGACAACCCGCGGCCACCACGCCCCGGCGAGGACCCCAACAAGACGATCCTGCACTACTCGGACCTCTACGCCGTGGTGGCCGAACTGTGGGCAGCCGGGGCAGAGGCCGTGGCCGTCAACGGCGAGCGGGTCGTCTCCAGCACCGGGATCAACTGCGTCGGCACCACCATCCTCTGCAACGCCAAGCGGCTGGCCCCGCCGTACGTCATCACGGCCATCGGCGACCCCGACGCGCTGCTGGCCGCCCTGCGGCGGCCAGCCGGGGCGGTGGAGATGCTGGTGGCCTTCGGCTTCCCCGTGCGCCTGGCGCGGCAGACCCGGCTCCACGTGCCGGGGTACCGTGGCATCTACCGGTTCGAGCACGTGCGCGCACCGCAGTAG
- a CDS encoding V-type ATP synthase subunit B, with protein MELATKQYQSISYISGPLLFVEGARDLPYGAIVNIHLPDGSIRGGQVIEASERVAVIQVFEETAGLDLAHTSVSLREDVARIGVSREMIGRRFNGLGDPIDGLPPIIPEKRLPVVGAPINPVARQRPQEFIQTGISAIDGLNTLVRGQKLPIFSGAGLPHNELAAQIARQARVRGEGEAFSVVFGAMGITQREAAYFIEQFESTGALARSVVFLNLADDPAIERLMTPRVALTTAEYLAFELDMQVLVILTDMTNYCEALREIGAAREEIPGRRGYPGYMYTDLATIYERAGRIHGRKGSITQLPILTMPDDDITHPIPDLTGYITEGQIVLSRALHRNGIYPPINPLPSLSRLMNDGIGPGRTRADHANVKDQLFASYANGVDLRRLVAIIGEEALTDRDRLYLKFAEAFEREFLGQGQTDRSIEETLTIGWKLLSMFPKGELKRIKQDHVDKYYFGEQMEQLWEEKIRL; from the coding sequence ATGGAGCTGGCGACCAAGCAGTACCAGTCGATCTCGTACATCTCCGGGCCGCTGCTGTTCGTCGAGGGCGCCCGGGACCTGCCGTATGGCGCCATCGTCAACATCCACCTGCCCGACGGCAGCATCCGGGGCGGCCAGGTCATCGAGGCGTCCGAGCGGGTGGCGGTGATCCAGGTCTTCGAGGAGACCGCCGGACTGGACCTGGCCCACACCTCGGTCAGCCTGCGCGAGGACGTGGCCCGCATCGGCGTCTCCCGCGAGATGATCGGCCGACGGTTCAACGGCCTGGGCGATCCCATCGACGGGCTGCCGCCCATCATCCCCGAGAAGCGCCTGCCGGTGGTGGGCGCGCCCATCAACCCGGTGGCGCGGCAACGGCCGCAGGAGTTCATCCAGACCGGCATCTCGGCCATCGACGGCCTCAACACGCTGGTGCGCGGCCAGAAGCTGCCGATCTTCTCGGGCGCGGGGCTGCCCCACAACGAGCTGGCGGCCCAGATCGCCCGCCAGGCCAGGGTGCGCGGCGAGGGCGAGGCGTTCTCGGTGGTCTTCGGCGCCATGGGCATCACCCAGCGCGAGGCGGCGTACTTCATCGAGCAGTTCGAGTCCACCGGCGCGCTGGCGCGCAGCGTGGTCTTCCTCAACCTGGCCGACGACCCGGCCATCGAGCGGCTGATGACCCCCCGGGTGGCGCTGACCACCGCCGAGTACCTGGCGTTCGAGCTGGACATGCAGGTGCTGGTCATCCTGACGGACATGACCAACTACTGCGAGGCGCTGCGCGAGATCGGCGCGGCGCGCGAGGAGATCCCGGGCCGGCGCGGCTACCCCGGCTACATGTACACCGACCTGGCCACCATCTACGAGCGCGCGGGCCGCATCCACGGCCGCAAGGGCTCCATCACCCAGCTGCCGATCCTGACCATGCCCGACGACGACATCACCCACCCGATCCCCGACCTCACGGGCTACATCACCGAAGGGCAGATCGTGCTGAGCCGGGCGCTGCACCGCAACGGGATCTACCCGCCCATCAACCCCCTGCCGAGCCTGTCGCGCCTGATGAACGACGGCATCGGGCCCGGGCGCACCCGCGCCGACCACGCCAACGTCAAGGACCAGCTGTTCGCGTCGTACGCCAACGGCGTGGACCTGCGCCGCCTCGTGGCCATCATCGGCGAGGAAGCGCTGACCGACCGCGACCGCCTCTACCTGAAGTTCGCCGAGGCGTTCGAGCGCGAGTTCCTGGGCCAGGGGCAGACCGATCGGTCCATCGAGGAGACCCTCACCATCGGCTGGAAGCTCCTGTCGATGTTCCCCAAGGGTGAACTCAAGCGCATCAAGCAGGACCACGTGGACAAGTACTACTTCGGCGAGCAGATGGAGCAGCTCTGGGAGGAGAAGATCCGGCTGTGA
- a CDS encoding V-type ATP synthase subunit A, which translates to MATQGEIIKIAGPAVIARGIPGARMYDLVRVGREGLLGEIIRLDGATAFIQVYEDTSGLQVGEPVHTTGAPLSLELGPGLLTSIFDGIQRPLESVRRQKGDFIARGAVTEALDRTKRWAFVATAAPGQQVGPGDVLGWVQEFGFQHRIMVPPGLRGGRLAELRSGEFTVDDVIGRLDDGTELRLAHRWPVRVPRPVARKLDPREPFISGQRIIDVLFPVAMGGAAAIPGPFGSGKTVMQQTLAKWSNADVIIYVGCGERGNEMTHVLDEFPELEDPRTGRPLMERTIIIANTSNMPVAAREASVYTGITMAEYWRDQGYKVALMADSTSRWAEAMREISSRLEEMPAEEGYPPYLSSRLAAFYERAGRAVCLGQPERHGSVTVVGAVSPPGGDLSEPVTQATLRIVGTFWSLDASLAHRRHFPAIHWLRSYSLYTPLFRDWYREHMPEDFETLRDRASALLQREAELQEIVQLVGPDALQDDQRLVIEAGKMLREDFLQQSSFSEVDAYCSLEKAYGMLRAIITFYDEASAALRRGMAMDEILNLKQMEEIARMKEVPNDQFGAYIAAWFARLPEAFGAKAAAGG; encoded by the coding sequence ATGGCGACGCAGGGCGAGATCATCAAGATCGCCGGGCCAGCGGTCATCGCCCGGGGGATTCCCGGCGCGCGGATGTACGACCTGGTCCGCGTGGGCCGCGAGGGCCTGCTGGGCGAGATCATCCGGCTGGACGGGGCCACGGCCTTCATCCAGGTCTACGAGGACACCTCGGGGTTGCAGGTGGGGGAGCCCGTGCACACCACGGGCGCGCCCCTGTCGCTGGAGCTGGGGCCGGGGCTGCTGACCTCGATCTTCGACGGCATTCAGCGGCCCCTGGAGAGCGTGCGGCGCCAGAAGGGCGACTTCATCGCCCGCGGCGCGGTGACCGAGGCCCTCGACCGTACGAAGCGGTGGGCGTTCGTCGCCACGGCGGCCCCCGGGCAGCAGGTCGGCCCCGGCGACGTGCTGGGCTGGGTGCAGGAGTTCGGCTTCCAGCACCGGATCATGGTGCCGCCGGGGCTGCGGGGCGGGCGGCTCGCGGAGCTGCGCTCCGGGGAGTTCACCGTCGACGACGTCATCGGCCGTCTGGACGACGGCACCGAGCTGCGGCTCGCGCACCGCTGGCCGGTGCGCGTGCCCCGGCCCGTGGCGCGCAAGCTCGACCCGCGGGAGCCGTTCATCTCGGGCCAGCGCATCATCGACGTCCTCTTCCCGGTGGCGATGGGCGGTGCGGCGGCCATCCCCGGGCCGTTCGGCTCGGGGAAGACCGTCATGCAGCAGACGCTGGCCAAGTGGTCCAACGCCGACGTGATCATCTACGTGGGGTGCGGCGAGCGCGGCAACGAGATGACCCACGTGCTCGACGAGTTCCCCGAGCTGGAGGACCCGCGCACTGGCCGGCCGCTCATGGAGCGGACGATCATCATCGCCAACACGTCCAACATGCCCGTGGCGGCCCGGGAGGCGTCGGTCTACACCGGCATCACCATGGCCGAGTACTGGCGTGACCAGGGCTACAAGGTGGCGCTGATGGCCGACTCCACCAGCCGGTGGGCCGAGGCGATGCGCGAGATCTCGTCCCGGCTGGAGGAGATGCCCGCCGAGGAGGGCTACCCGCCCTACCTCTCCAGCCGTCTGGCGGCGTTCTACGAGCGCGCCGGGCGCGCCGTCTGCCTGGGGCAGCCGGAGCGCCACGGGTCGGTCACCGTGGTCGGGGCGGTCTCGCCACCCGGCGGCGACCTGTCCGAACCGGTTACCCAGGCCACCCTGCGCATCGTCGGCACCTTCTGGTCGCTGGACGCCAGCCTGGCCCACCGGCGCCACTTCCCGGCCATCCACTGGCTGCGCTCCTACAGCCTCTACACGCCGCTGTTCCGCGACTGGTACCGGGAGCACATGCCCGAGGACTTCGAGACCCTGCGCGACCGCGCCTCGGCGCTGCTGCAGCGCGAGGCCGAGCTGCAGGAGATCGTGCAGCTCGTGGGGCCCGACGCCCTCCAGGACGACCAGCGGCTGGTGATCGAGGCGGGCAAGATGCTGCGCGAGGACTTCCTCCAGCAGTCGTCGTTCTCGGAGGTGGACGCCTACTGCTCCCTGGAGAAGGCCTACGGGATGCTGCGGGCCATCATCACCTTCTACGACGAGGCCAGCGCGGCGCTGCGGCGCGGGATGGCCATGGACGAGATCCTGAACCTCAAGCAGATGGAGGAGATCGCCCGCATGAAGGAAGTGCCCAACGACCAGTTCGGCGCGTACATCGCGGCGTGGTTCGCGCGGCTCCCCGAGGCGTTCGGGGCCAAGGCCGCGGCGGGAGGGTAG
- a CDS encoding V-type ATP synthase subunit K codes for MKTVLRMLTLAVAVLLAAGPGLAAETPAEGARQITLAHGLMALAAALAVFGGAIGTAWAQSRIGSAAAGAMAERPEIGGQMLIFLVLPETLIIFGFLVAFFIVGRL; via the coding sequence GTGAAGACGGTTCTACGGATGCTGACGCTGGCGGTGGCGGTGCTGCTCGCGGCCGGCCCCGGGCTGGCCGCGGAGACGCCGGCCGAGGGCGCCCGGCAGATCACCCTGGCCCACGGACTGATGGCCCTGGCCGCAGCGCTGGCGGTCTTCGGCGGCGCCATCGGCACCGCCTGGGCGCAGTCGCGCATCGGGTCCGCGGCCGCGGGCGCCATGGCCGAGCGGCCCGAGATCGGCGGGCAGATGCTGATCTTCCTGGTGCTGCCCGAGACGCTGATCATCTTCGGCTTCCTGGTGGCCTTCTTCATCGTCGGCCGGCTGTAG
- a CDS encoding V-type ATPase subunit subunit G family protein: MSAQRAGHGHDDRKDENLLQLIAHKERELEAALAAARQEAAALVARARAEAERILQQARDEVAAASRAHEERVAAEVARITAEHETRAQQEVEALRRQAAAHRAQAVRLVVDRVVRGASA, from the coding sequence ATGAGCGCGCAGCGGGCTGGTCATGGGCACGACGACCGCAAGGACGAGAACCTCCTGCAGCTGATCGCCCACAAGGAACGGGAACTCGAGGCGGCGCTGGCCGCGGCCCGCCAGGAGGCGGCGGCACTGGTGGCGCGGGCGCGCGCCGAGGCGGAGCGCATCCTCCAGCAGGCGCGCGACGAGGTCGCGGCGGCCTCGCGGGCGCACGAGGAGCGCGTCGCGGCCGAGGTGGCGCGCATCACCGCGGAGCACGAGACGCGGGCGCAGCAGGAGGTCGAAGCGCTGCGGCGCCAGGCGGCGGCCCACCGGGCGCAGGCGGTCCGGCTGGTGGTGGACCGCGTGGTGCGAGGAGCGTCCGCGTGA
- the gap gene encoding type I glyceraldehyde-3-phosphate dehydrogenase has translation MPVRVGINGFGRIGRQSLRAMRERYPDDIQVVAINDIADLQTNAHLFKYDSNYGTYPGTVAARDGTLVIDGQAIRVFSQREPAQIPWDEVGAQIVVESTGRFTAAEQARGHLAHGVRKVVISAPGKGEDLTVNMGVNHELYDPARHTIVSNGSCTTNALAVTAKVLSREFGIKRGFMTTVHSYTNTQRILDVVGENLREARAAALNIIPATTGAAKAIFLVLPELKGRMHGIALRVPTPTVSIVDLVCELERPASAQEVNAAFKRYAEGEMRKVLGYTEEELVSMDFKGDPRSGIVDGPLTTVLGETFVKVMTWYDNEWGYACRVADLVAYMYERGL, from the coding sequence ATGCCAGTGCGGGTGGGAATCAACGGCTTTGGGCGCATCGGCCGCCAGTCCCTGCGGGCCATGCGCGAGCGGTACCCCGACGACATCCAGGTCGTCGCCATCAACGACATCGCCGACCTGCAGACCAACGCCCACCTGTTCAAGTACGACTCCAACTACGGCACGTACCCGGGCACCGTGGCCGCCCGGGACGGGACGCTCGTGATCGACGGCCAGGCGATCCGCGTGTTCTCCCAGCGCGAGCCGGCCCAGATCCCCTGGGACGAGGTGGGCGCACAGATCGTGGTGGAGTCCACGGGGCGGTTCACCGCGGCCGAGCAGGCCCGCGGCCACCTCGCCCACGGTGTCCGGAAGGTCGTCATCAGCGCGCCGGGGAAGGGTGAGGACCTCACGGTGAACATGGGCGTCAACCACGAGCTCTACGATCCGGCCCGGCACACCATCGTGAGCAACGGGTCGTGCACCACCAACGCCCTGGCCGTGACAGCCAAGGTGCTCAGCCGGGAGTTCGGCATCAAGCGCGGCTTCATGACCACCGTCCACTCCTACACCAACACGCAGCGCATCCTGGACGTGGTCGGCGAAAACCTGCGCGAGGCCCGGGCGGCGGCGCTGAACATCATCCCGGCCACGACCGGAGCCGCCAAGGCCATCTTCCTGGTGCTCCCCGAGCTGAAGGGCCGCATGCACGGCATCGCCCTGCGGGTCCCCACGCCGACCGTGTCCATCGTCGACCTCGTGTGCGAGCTCGAGCGGCCCGCCTCGGCCCAGGAGGTCAACGCCGCCTTCAAGCGGTACGCCGAGGGCGAGATGCGGAAGGTCCTGGGGTACACTGAGGAGGAGCTCGTCTCCATGGACTTCAAAGGCGACCCGCGCTCGGGCATCGTGGACGGGCCGCTGACGACAGTGCTCGGCGAGACCTTCGTGAAAGTCATGACCTGGTACGACAACGAGTGGGGCTACGCGTGCCGCGTGGCCGACCTCGTGGCGTACATGTACGAGCGCGGGCTGTAG
- a CDS encoding V-type ATP synthase subunit D — MAEVISPTRMNLLQRRNQLRVAQQGVDLLKRKRDALVADFFKVVRESLQARERLTAACREAYVMLTLAKAFEGREALEAAAIPARRDVLLDIAIRNVWGTKIPEVAITDVRRSVLERGQNPVATSARTMASTSQFEDVVSAILAVAATEIKLRKIGEEIKKTTRRVNALEQVVIPRLRMETRYIASVLEQRAREDVFRLKRIKKKLEAKEAGR, encoded by the coding sequence ATGGCCGAGGTCATCAGCCCCACCCGCATGAACCTGCTGCAGCGGCGCAACCAGCTGCGCGTGGCGCAGCAGGGCGTCGACCTGCTCAAGCGGAAGCGCGATGCGCTGGTGGCCGACTTCTTCAAGGTCGTGCGCGAGTCGCTCCAGGCCCGCGAGCGCCTCACCGCCGCCTGCCGCGAGGCGTACGTCATGCTGACCCTGGCCAAGGCCTTCGAGGGCCGCGAGGCGCTCGAGGCCGCCGCCATCCCGGCCCGGCGGGACGTGCTGCTGGACATCGCCATCCGCAACGTGTGGGGGACCAAGATCCCCGAGGTGGCCATCACCGACGTGCGGCGCTCCGTGCTCGAGCGGGGCCAGAACCCCGTGGCCACCAGCGCCCGCACCATGGCCAGCACGAGCCAGTTCGAGGACGTGGTGAGCGCGATCCTGGCGGTGGCCGCCACCGAGATCAAGCTGCGCAAGATCGGCGAGGAGATCAAGAAGACGACCCGCCGCGTCAACGCCCTGGAGCAGGTGGTGATCCCGCGGCTGCGCATGGAGACCCGGTACATCGCCTCCGTGCTGGAGCAGCGGGCCCGGGAGGACGTCTTCCGCCTGAAGCGCATCAAGAAGAAGCTGGAGGCCAAGGAGGCCGGGCGCTGA
- a CDS encoding V-type ATP synthase subunit E family protein, whose protein sequence is MTSELIALLEREAAAEREKLLADARAQAEAIVAEARQQAAELVARHHERLEAAYRAAVTRAQSTAQLRATSLVLQAKEEEIGKVFAEAEAELARLARDPQAYPAALEAFLLEAVRSLGDAAVVTVHPDDAPLAREVVRRQGWQVQVHTDPAVTGGARVTSADGRFVVTNTLASRLERARPMLAGEVARVLWG, encoded by the coding sequence ATGACGTCGGAGCTGATCGCCCTCCTCGAGCGCGAGGCTGCGGCCGAGCGCGAGAAGCTCCTGGCCGACGCCCGGGCCCAGGCCGAGGCGATCGTCGCCGAGGCCCGGCAGCAGGCGGCCGAGCTGGTGGCGCGCCACCACGAGCGGCTGGAGGCCGCCTACCGTGCCGCGGTGACCCGGGCGCAGAGCACCGCGCAGCTGCGCGCGACGTCCCTGGTGCTCCAGGCCAAAGAGGAGGAGATCGGCAAGGTCTTCGCCGAGGCCGAGGCCGAACTGGCGCGGCTGGCGCGCGACCCCCAGGCGTACCCGGCGGCGCTGGAGGCGTTTCTCCTGGAGGCGGTGCGCAGCCTCGGCGATGCCGCCGTGGTCACGGTGCACCCCGACGACGCGCCGCTGGCACGCGAGGTGGTCCGCCGCCAGGGCTGGCAGGTGCAGGTGCACACCGACCCGGCCGTGACCGGCGGCGCGCGCGTGACCTCGGCCGATGGGCGGTTCGTCGTCACCAACACGCTGGCCTCGCGCCTGGAGCGCGCGCGTCCGATGCTGGCCGGCGAGGTGGCGCGCGTGCTCTGGGGGTAA
- a CDS encoding V-type ATP synthase subunit F, whose product MYRFAVITDPETATGFRLAGVEVREATTPREALEQLRQLVALDYGLVAVNEALLEGAAEERARLLRGRDLPILVPFPAPEAQAESAEQYVARLVKEHIGFYVKLR is encoded by the coding sequence TTGTATAGGTTCGCCGTGATCACCGACCCCGAGACCGCCACGGGCTTTCGCCTGGCGGGCGTGGAGGTGCGCGAGGCCACCACGCCCCGGGAGGCCCTGGAGCAGCTCCGGCAGCTCGTCGCGCTGGACTACGGCCTGGTGGCCGTCAACGAGGCGCTGCTGGAGGGGGCCGCCGAGGAGCGCGCGCGGCTGCTGCGCGGCCGCGACCTGCCGATCCTCGTGCCGTTCCCGGCCCCGGAGGCGCAGGCCGAGAGCGCCGAGCAGTACGTGGCGCGGCTGGTCAAGGAGCACATCGGGTTCTACGTGAAGCTGCGGTAG